A genomic window from Carassius carassius chromosome 29, fCarCar2.1, whole genome shotgun sequence includes:
- the LOC132109890 gene encoding putative protocadherin beta-18, protein MSVICCFYFQRGTSSTRISSWLMQPLVLCVFVLTVARGQVRYSIPEEMTKGSLVGNIVQDLGLDVKRLKSGRARIFTEDSREYIGLNVDKGTLVVKESIDREELCAQVSPCSLHFQIILENPMELHRIDVEILDINDHAPVFINKEIHLQISEVALPGARYSIDSANDADEGLNSLQTYKLNPNDHFVLKTLSHTDGTKYVEMVLQTSLDREKQEEYNLILTAFDGGSPQKTGTLKINIIVLDANDNAPVFSQSVYTALVAENALMGSLVLKVSATDADQGTNKQVSYSFSQSSKGISNIFNVDPSNGDILLTGPLDFEKSKKYELNVVATDIGGLTDACKVMVEITDVNDNAPVINVISFSNPLPENSSPETVIAMLNVKDLDSGENGRVRCFINPNLPFQIRQSSSNFYSLVTDQLLDREKMSEYNITITAIDEGSPSYSTNKTLTLKISDVNDNAPVFQRQSYTAYVMENNSPGVSVLSVKAHDKDSGNNARISYFLEDILVNGVSASTFISVNAESGEILAVRSFDYEQTKDFNIRVKAQDGGNPPLSSNVSVKITIQDQNDNAPQVLYPVQSGASVVAEIVPRSADVGYLVTKVVAVDVDSGQNAWLSYKLQKATDRALFEVGLQNGEIRTVRQVTDKDAVKQRLTVVVEDNGQPSRSATVNVNVAVADSFPEVLSEFTDFTHDKDYNDNLTFYLVLALAVVSFLFIVSIIAILSVKCYRWRRERMFYKSGANLPVIPYYPPLYADVGGTGTLQHVYNYEVCRTTDSRKSDMKYGRPCSESIISLDSSGTQTLTHAKRGKFIDEHSFDQVSSSE, encoded by the coding sequence ATGTcggttatttgttgtttttacttcCAAAGAGGCACATCTTCGACGCGGATTTCATCATGGCTAATGCAGCCTCTCGTGCTGTGCGTCTTTGTCCTGACCGTTGCGCGCGGTCAGGTCCGTTATTCTATTCCAGAGGAGATGACAAAGGGTTCGTTAGTGGGAAATATCGTTCAGGATCTCGGTTTGGATGTAAAGAGGCTGAAATCTGGTCGAGCGCGGATCTTTACGGAGGACAGTCGTGAGTACATCGGTCTGAATGTAGATAAAGGGACTCTGGTAGTGAAAGAGAGCATAGATAGAGAGGAGCTGTGCGCCCAAGTGTCTCCCTGCTCCTTACATTTTCAGATTATTCTAGAAAACCCCATGGAGCTGCATAGAATTGATGTAGAAATATTAGATATCAACGATCATGCTCCTGTTTTCATAAACAAAGAGATACATCTTCAAATTAGTGAAGTAGCGTTACCTGGAGCTAGATATTCAATCGATAGCGCTAATGATGCTGACGAGGGTTTAAATTCACTTCAGACGTATAAATTAAATCCGAACGACCATTTTGTACTCAAAACCTTGTCTCACACTGACGGTACTAAATATGTCGAAATGGTCTTACAGACGTCATTAGACAGAGAAAAACAGGAGGAGTATAATCTGATTTTAACCGCGTTTGACGGTGGATCTCCTCAGAAAACTGGAACCTTGAAAATTAACATTATTGTCTTGGATGCAAATGACAACGCGCCTGTTTTTAGTCAGTCTGTATATACAGCACTCGTAGCTGAAAATGCGCTGATGGGATCATTAGTCTTAAAGGTTAGCGCAACTGACGCAGACCAGGGAACAAATAAACAAGTTTCCTATTCATTTTCCCAAAGTAGCAAAGGCATCTCAAATATTTTTAATGTCGATCCTTCTAACGGTGATATATTACTCACTGGGCCACTAGATTTTGAAAAATCAAAGAAATATGAGCTGAATGTGGTGGCGACAGACATTGGTGGTTTAACAGATGCTTGTAAAGTGATGGTGGAAATTACAGATGTTAATGACAATGCCCCTGTAATTAATGTAATATCTTTCTCAAACCCTTTGCCAGAAAATTCCTCTCCCGAGACTGTGATAGCGATGCTGAATGTCAAAGATTTAGATTCGGGGGAAAATGGACGGGTGAGATGTTTTATTAATCCTAATTTACCATTTCAAATCAGACAATCATCGTCAAATTTCTACAGTCTGGTTACTGATCAACTGTTAGACCGTGAAAAAATGTCTGAATATAATATCACAATAACAGCTATTGATGAGGGCTCGCCTTCTTACTCTACTAATAAAACACTGACTCTGAAAATCTCTGATGTCAATGACAACGCCCCTGTGTTTCAGCGTCAGTCATACACCGCATATGTAATGGAAAATAATTCACCCGGAGTCTCTGTGCTATCTGTTAAAGCGCATGACAAAGACTCTGGCAATAACGCACGTATTTCATATTTTCTAGAAGATATTCTTGTGAATGGCGTCTCTGCTTCGACGTTTATTTCAGTGAATGCAGAGAGTGGAGAGATTCTTGCTGTCCGTTCGTTTGATTATGAACAAACAAAAGATTTTAACATTCGCGTAAAAGCGCAGGACGGAGGAAATCCTCCTCTCAGCAGCAACGTGAGCGTAAAAATAACGATTCAGGACCAGAATGATAACGCGCCTCAGGTTCTGTATCCGGTCCAGTCAGGCGCTTCTGTGGTGGCTGAAATAGTGCCTCGTTCTGCAGATGTGGGTTATCTGGTGACTAAAGTGGTGGCTGTTGATGTGGACTCTGGACAGAATGCCTGGCTCTCATATAAACTGCAGAAAGCCACAGACAGGGCGCTGTTTGAAGTGGGcttacagaatggagaaataagAACTGTGCGCCAAGTGACAGATAAAGATGCTGTGAAACAGAGACTCACTGTTGTAGTGGAGGACAACGGGCAGCCCTCTCGATCAGCTACAGTCAATGTTAACGTGGCGGTGGCGGACAGCTTCCCTGAAGTGCTCTCGGAGTTCACTGACTTTACGCACGACAAGGACTACAACGACAACCTGACTTTCTATCTGGTCTTGGCCTTGGCTGTAGTTTCGTTTCTCTTTATCGTGTCTATCATCGCCATACTGTCAGTCAAATGCTACAGATGGAGACGCGAGCGGATGTTTTACAAATCTGGAGCGAATCTTCCAGTTATTCCGTATTATCCGCCTCTTTACGCAGACGTAGGGGGCACAGGAACTTTACAGCACGTGTACAATTATGAGGTTTGCAGAACCACTGACTCCAGAAAGAGTGATATGAAATACGGCAGACCTTGCAGTGAAAGCATCATTAGTCTGGACAGCAGCggaacacagacactcacacatgcGAAGAGAGGAAAATTTATTGATGAGCATTCTTTTGATCAGGTGAGCTCGAGTGAATGA